The genomic stretch ACTCTGTGCGACAAACTCTTTGTCGTCGGAAAACCGGGCATCGGGAAAACTTCGTTTTTACGTTACCTCGCAATGGCGTGCTGCAACGGAAACTTTCAGAGGCGTTCGATTCCAATCTTGCTCGAACTCAAAGCGCTGACGGACGCAGAAGGAACGAGTCCTACCTGCGTGCAAGATTGGATTTACCGAGAATTAGCTGAAGGCGATCGCGATCTCGCCGAAAACCTCCTCCATCACGGCTGCGTTCTCATTCTCTGCGACGAACTCGATGAAATTCCCGAACCCGCACGCCGCAGCGTGCAATATCAACTGCGAACTTTTTCTCAGCGTTACTTCAAAAATCGCTTCGTCCTCGCTAGCAAAACGCAATTCGTCGAATATCCATTTCCCGCTTTTGAATGGGTCGAAATTGCGGAATTTTCCCTCGAACAAATTCGTAAATTTGTCGATATTTGGTTTGCTGACTTCAGCGACTCTCCCGCTCAAATCCACGCCCTCACTCGACAGTTTTTCTACCAACTCTGCAAGCCAGAAAACTGGCGCATTGCGGAATTAGTCGGTCATCCGTTTAACCTCAGCTTGGCTTGTTGGCTATCGATCGCTTACAACTCCCTGCCCGCGTATCCTTGCGATCTTTTCGACCAAGGGCTGCGACTGTTTTGGCACGCCCAATCGCAGCAGGATGAAGCTCCTCCGAGTAAGTCCGAACGCTTAGCGCTTCTCAGTCATCTGGCTTTGCGAACCTGCGATCGCGGGGAATTATTATTCGATCGCAAAAAACTCTTTGCCGATTCGGTCGCATTTCTGCAAGCGACTAGCTCCAAGAGCATTCCTTTACCCCAACTTGAAGCGCGCGCGCAAAGCCTTCTGTTGCACTTAGAAAAACGCGATCGTTTGCTCTCAGAACGCGATCGAGGCATCTATTCTTTTAGCAGCGTCGAACTCCATCAATACTTTCTCGGACGCGCCCTCGTCACTCGCCTGAAACTGCAAGACTTTGAAGGAACCTTCAGCCGTAGTACGCCCAAACTATGGTGCGATAGTTTCTTCGACAGTCTCAATCGCTTTCCTAGCGCTGACGATCTCCTGCTCCACCTCAAACGCAAAACCGATGAAATCCTAGCCCGCGAGCCAAAATTGCAAATTTTTCTCGGTTGGGTACAACGTAAAGCCACTTCCGTGGCTACTTCCTACAAACCCGCTGCGGTGCGAGCTTTTTACCTTTCCCTCGGTATCGATCGCGACTTAGAACCGAAACTCGCCAACCCCCTCGACTTCTCGCACGCCGTCGATCGCTCTGTCAAATCTCCCCTCCACAATCGCTCGTTAGCTTGTTGGTTGGATGCAAATGTTGCGATCGCCTTCCGACACGATCCCCTACGCCAACTCGATCCGGATTTAGCCCTAGACCTGATTCTCGATTGTTTGCTTGTCACCTCAACCCACGACTTGGGGTTTTTCCTAACTTTTCTTGAAGATCGCAACCTACAACTCGACGAAAATTTTTCGGAAAGTTTGCACGAATTGAACCAACAACTTCCCGATCTTCGCACGCACCCCCAAAAATATGAAGCGTGGTGGGAAGCGCGCAGCCACGATTGGATCGAAAGCTTGAGATTTGCCATCATTGGCTACCGCAATATTGGTTATGTGTGGCAACTCGATTCTCGCGAGCAAGAATTGCTCGAACAGTACCTCAATGCTCACAAATATTTAATTGAAGGGCTGAACCGAGCCACAAACGTAAGTTCCCAATTACAATACAATCTCGAAGAAACGCTGTTGCTGCCTGCACTCCTCCCCCCGCAAATACGCTCGTCATCCTCTTGACATACTCACCGGGCTGAAGCCACGGTGATTCTTGACGCTTCACTGACTGACGCTACCGACGGGGCGGCGTTTAATTTCGAGGAAACCTCGAAATCCGCGCCCCTAGTAGTCTTACTCTGTCTCTGCGTCCGTTTAGAGTCTCCCAATGCCCTAGGTTGACTTGATTCTATATTTTTTGCTGCATTCTCATCTCGGTCGTGTTCAGTGCCACAATTCAGGCATCGAACCGACCGAACTTTTAGATCGAGCTTACCCCATTTAAAACCGCAGGCTGAACAAATTTGGCTAGTTGGCTCCCATCGATTAATGATGTGAAACTCTCTGCCGAACTTTTCAGATTTAGCCTCACACAAATCCCTAAACTCTCTCCAACCTTGAAGACTAATGGCTCTGGCAAGTTTGCGATTCTTCACCATTCCAGATACATTCAAATCCTCCAAGACGATAGTTTGATTTTCGTTAACAATCTTGGTGGATAGTTTGTGCAAAAAATCTTTGCGGATGCCTACAATTCGATTGTGCTGCTTGGCGATTTGAATTCGAGTCTTGTTTTTCCGATTTGAACCTTTCTGCTGACGCGCTAATTTCTTCTGAAGTTTGCGAATTTTACGATCGTGCTTTGAAGAGTTAGGACTCTCAGCTTTAGAGCCATCAGACATCACAGCAAAGGTTTTGATTCCTAAGTCGATTCCGATACTTTGGTTTTTGGCATCGGATTGAACCGGTTCAATATCTACAACAAAGCTAAGGAAATAGCGGTTAGCAGCATCTTTAGTCACTGTCACGGAACTCGGTGTAGAGGGCAACTTTCTAGACCAGATTGGTCTTAGGTTGCCGATTTTAGCTAAAACAACCTCCCCTTTTTTGATAGAAAATGCAGCTTTCGTGAACGTTGCAGACTGATTATTGGTCTTTTTCTTGAATCGGGGCTGACCGACTTTTCTACCTTTTCGTTTTCCTTTGAGCGAGTCGAAGTAGTTTTTGTGGGCTACATCTAACTGTTTAAGGGATTGCTGCAAGGGAACAGACGAAACACTGTTTAACCATTCTCTTTCAGTTGTCTTTTTAGACAGCGTGAGAGATTTAGAGAGCGCGTTGTATCCAGGATATTTACCGGACTTGCTGAAAGCTAAAGCATCATTCCAAACTACTCGCACACAACCGAACAACTGGGCTAGGCTCTGCTGTTGTTGGTCAGTCGGGTAGAAACGGTATTGATATCTCGCTTTCATTGCGCGTCTGTATTCACTTCTGAAAGTCTTGCAGTTATGGAGAAATCGTTCAATGAAGTGGCTAAGAAGATGAATTTTCAGATTCTCGAATTTAATGGGGAATCTGACCACATTCACGCACTCATTGAATATCCACCTAAGCTGTCCATCTCTCAAATGGTGAATGCTCTAAAAGGCGTATCCAGTCGTCGATATGGTCAAGCTGGATACCCTAAGCCCTATGGCAAAGACGCTCTCTGGAGTCCTAGCTATTTTGTTAGCTCTGTTGGAGGTGCGCCGATTGAAGTCTTAAAGCAGTACATTAGAGAACAAGAAAAGCCGTCCTAGATGGTTGCTGAGACTTCGGCGTGAGCGCTCAGTCGAACGCTTGTCGAAGTAAGGACGGGGTTTTAGACCCATTCTTCTGATAAAAACGAGGAATGAGTTTTGAACCAATCCCTCAAAACCCACTCCCCCACTTAATTTTAAACTCGTGCTTACAGGTCGCCGCCCCGCGCCGCCAACAAAAAGATGACCACCGGCCCGGAAATCATAATCAAGCCCACCAAAGTCACTTGTAGAAGCGCTTCCCAATTGACTCCCAGGAGAGTCCCTCCTACTGAATTGAACGTATCGGTTACAAAATTCATTTCTCCTCCTAAACTTTAGCATGGTCGCTCCCCAGGCTTTGGCTCTCGCCTGCCGCAGAGCAATGCGGTACAGTAGATTAGTATACCTTCAAAGTTGCCCGAGTTCCGAATCTATGAGCGAGCGTCCGAGGAGAAAATCTTGATGCGATGGTGCTGTGTTAAGAATTGTGGAGCTTGCTGCTATCTAGACCCCTCAGAACGACCAGAACTCGATGATTATCTCGATCCTGAAGCCTTAGCTCTCTATCTGAGCATGGTCGCTGAAGATGGCTGGTGCGTTCATTTCGATCCTCAAACCCGCGAATGTCGCATCTACGACGAGCGACCGGAATTTTGTCGGGTGCGACCGGATACTTTCAAACAGATGTTTGATGTTGAGGAGGATGAATTCGAGGAATTCGCGATCGCCTGTTGCATCGAACAGATTGAAGATCTTTATGGGGAGGACAGTCCAGAAATGCAGCGCTACCAAGAGAGCGTTGATTTCCGCAGCAGTAATTAAAGATGTTGGTCGCAATAGACTTAATATCTTTAAATTAGATTTTGTTTTCCTCCAGTTACCACTCGTCCATGCCCACCCGCGTAATTTTGTCAAGACTGAGTAGTTGACCGACTCTCTAGTAAGACCTGAAATCGTTCGTCTTCGCGAATACTGTCGAAATCTGGCTCGGTTTTTGCCATTTCTCGATACTTTTCGGGATTGAGCGCGATCGCGTGTTGCAGGTTTTCCAGGGCGCGATCGAGGTTGCCTTGCTGGGCGTAGGCGCAGGCTTTATTATACAGCGCTTCGTGATAGTCCGGTTGATATTTCAGGGCATTATCAAAGGAAGCTATTGCTTCTTCATATCTTCCTAAATTGGCTAAAGCAAGCCCCCGATAGTTCCAAGCTACGTCATCGTCTGGTTTGTATTTCAAGGCATTATCGATGGAGGCTATTGCTTCTTCATATCTTCCTAAATTGGCTAAAGCAAGCCCCCGATTGTGCCAAGCTTCGCGATAGTCCGGTTTGTATTTCAGGGCATTCTCGTAGGAAGCGAGTGCTTCTTCATATCTTCCTAACTTACCCAGAGAAATCCCCCGATTGTGCCAAGCTTCGTGCAAGTCCGGTTTGTATTTCAGGGCATTCTCGTAGGAAGCGAGTGCTTCTTCATATCTTCCTAACTTACCCAGAGAAATCCCCTGATTGTGCCAAGCTTCGTATTTGTCCGGTTTGTATTTCAGGGCATTCTCGTAGGAAGCGAGCGCTTCTTCATCCCTTCCTAAATTCTTCAGAGAAAGCCCCCGATTGTTCCAAGCTTCGTATTTATCCGATTTGTATTTCAGGGCATTATCAAAAGAGGCTATTGCTTCTTCATCTCGTCCTAATTTGTACAGAGTAATTCCCCGATTGTTCCAAGCTTCGTATTTATCCGGTTTGTATTTCAGGGCATTATCTAAGGACGCGATTGCTTCTTCGTACTCTTGACACGAACCATGCAAAGCCCCTAACTCATTAAATAACTTCTCGCAGTTCTTTCCTTCGCGGTTTTCTTCAATCAGTTCCTGGATTTCGATAATCTTTTGATTTCTCTCTTGCGGCGTTAGGGCTAAATATTCTTTGTAATCTCCCTCTGCCACAATTCGCCGTGATTCTTTCTCGATACAGTCGCCATCCCTCGACAACTCAAACACGCCGCAGCGCCAATCAAAAAAGTCTGGCGCGCGCTGCAACAAATATCTAAAAACAAAAGTCGGCACGAGCAACACAAAACTAAAATTGAAATCATCGCGAAACCGTTCTCGCTGTTGATTGAGATTAATCAGCAAGCGCGGTACGCCTTTCCAGCTATAGTGGTGCGTTTCTTTGCTACTCCATCCCGTCAGTTTTCTCGCCTCTTCATACTGCCGCAAAGAATGTTCTAATCCGCTGACGAATAAAATATCGATTTCGGCTTTATCCTCCAGCTTCTCCACTTCCGCATAAAAATCTTCAATCGGCTTCTCAAACTTCAGCACGCGAATCTTCTTCTGCGGCAAATCCGTCCGAATTTCTTCAACAATTTCTGTCCCCTTTTGCGGCGAACAGCGCACAAAAAACAACCCAAACCCTTCATTCAGCCGCAAGGTATTCAGCAGCGCCGAATAGTCATCGCCATCGGGTGGCACATCGTTATCCCATTCCGTTAGTTTAAGTTCGACCATTGTTTTTTTTGCGTGCGTGCGGATGCCAATTTTCCGATTGATTCAACCCTAATTTCGTAGGGGCATAGCATTGCCATTCGTGTCAACTTAAGGTCAAACACTTAGCCCGCCAGGAACTCAAGTTCCACAGCGATTAGCTGAAACCCGTTAAAACGGGTTGGATACATCTGAGTTTCTCAGTCCTATAAATGAGGACTTGAGTTATTAGCCTTGGGTTTGAACCCAAGGCGGGCTAGGTGAGCGGGGATTAAGCTTAAGTTGACACTAATGAGCATTGCCATGCCCTTACCTAATCCTTGCTTTTATAAGCGCTCGTCTAATGGATTTCATCTCCTCCAAAACCGCTAATAATAAATCAAGATAACGTTGCAATAATTTAGATTCTCCTTAATTCTTGGTTAAGGTAATGGTGCGTTACGCTTCGCTAACACACCCTACTAGACTTAACGTAAAACCTATAAGCTGACTGCTGTTTGATACTTAGCGTTCGATCCCCCCTAGCCCCCCTTAAAAAGGGGGGAATTGGAATTTATTGAAATTCCTCTTTAATATAAGGATAAACCGGAATTTGTTCAAAGTCCCCCTTTTTAAGGGGGATTTAGGGGGATCGAGAGTCCCCCTTTTTAAGGGGGATTTTAGGGGCGCGGGTTGCGAGGTCTTAGGGGCGCTGTTTTCGAGGTTCCCTCGAAAATTGGAGCCGCCCCGTCTCGCAATTAAACGCCGCCCCGTGGGGGATCGAGAATGGTGCGTTACGCTTCGTTAACGCACCCTACTAAACTCTCGTGCAAGCGTCTTGAAACTCCTTAATCCCTCGAATTAATGGATGTACGTCATACCAGCAGTGGCGTTCTCCCTCCTCATTCGTCTCGCTATATTCTAAAATACAACGATTGAATAATAAACTGCGATATTGCTCCTCATTCTCAATCGCTTTGCTCGCATAAACCTTCGCTAACAATTCCCATTCGTTCGCATAAACTGCATTGCGATAAGTATTCCTCGCTTCGCTAATCGAGCGCAACAAATGTTTTTTCGGAATCGGAAAACCCGTGCCGTAACCCATTGCCTGCTTAGCGATTAATAGCAAATTGCGGACGTGACCGCCACTCATCGCGCACAACATTTCTAAACTCTCGGCTTCGGCAAATACATCGCCTACTAAGCTCAAGTTGGGGTCAATGCGACGAACCCGCAACGCTAAAACTTCCTTCATTTTTTCGATTCCCGCCGTATAGGGGCGATTGTCGGGTAGATGCACCATCACCATCGGCAAAACCTGCGCTTCGCTGCCGTAGATATCGCGCAAATCGGTGACGCGCCCGGAATAAATCAGGGAAATGGGAACGGTGTAAATAATATGGCAATCGAGCTTTTTCAGTTGTTCGCTGCGATCGATAAAAATATGCTCGTGATTGGTATGCTTGTCTTCTTGAGGAACTGGCACGATCCGGTCTAAATTATCGGCAATAACGGCGAGTTGTTCCCGTCCTTGCGGCAGGTTGCGCTTAGCTTCTCGGATGAATTGATTGAGCGCGTCAATTAAGGGAACGGTATAAGGATTGACTCGTTCGCGGATTTTTTGACGCTGCCCGGGTTCGGCGCGCAAGTTGGCGGTAATTTTCCCGTACTGAGCGATTTGTCCTTCTATTCCCAAGCTTTCTAGGGAGACTTCTGTTAATGCTAAATCTTTCAATTCTTGCCAGCGCGATTTGAGCCAATTTAACAGCGGTGCGGGGTCGGCATTGTCTTTAAGCGCTTCTAAGATTTGCCGCGTGCAAGCCAGGAGAATGTCGGTATATTCTGTATCTTCGGGTTCGATGTCTTCGCTATCAGCCGCAAAATAAACGACGAAAAAACCTTTTTGTTCGAGGTCGGCTTTGAGGCGTAACAGTTCCGTTGATTTACCGCCGCCGCGATGTCCTGCGTAGAGTTGGCAGGTGTTGCGATCGGACATAATTAACTCGTTCCCCAATTCGACGAGAATGTCGCTGTCGCCGCGCACTTCGTTACAGTTGACGTAGGTGGGGTCGCCTGCGGGAAGCGGTTGAAAGGGTCGATGGAGTTGTAAATCTTTCGGTAGGTCTGGAAATCTGCCGCCATAAATTGCCTTTGCCAAAAAATTAGGCGAATTCATTTGTTCGCTATTATCGCTCGGAAACTGTAGAACCGCTCGCTTAGCATTAAAAATTACTCCCCTCAGTCGATTTCAGCAGCTTTGAACGGCAACCGCATTCCCACCCTTGTTATAGTAAGGGCGTTGCCTGCAATACCCATAGATTGGCGCGCGACTATCGATGGATTTTCGGCAACTCTTGGCAGGCAATTGCCCCAAGCCTGAGACAATAGGAACTGAAAAAGCCCTTCGGCCGATAATAAATTTTGATTATGCAAACTCTTAGTCAACCTAAATCCGCATCACCTATCCTTCTCTCCACCGATACAACCATTCAACGGCGCAAAACTCGTCCCGTGCGCGTGGGCGACATTACGATTGGCGGCGGACATCCGGTTGTCGTTCAATCGATGATTAACGAAGATACGCTAGATATCGACGGTTCGGTGGCAGCGATTCGTCGGTTGCACGAAATTGGCTGCGAAATCGTTCGCGTTACGGTTCCCAGTATGGCCCACGCCAAAGCTTTAGCCGATATCAAGCAAAAACTCAAACAAACCTATAAAGATGTCCCTCTTGTCGCCGACGTGCATCATAACGGCATGAAAATCGCCATCGAAGTGGCAAAACATATTGAAAAGGTGCGGATTAATCCCGGATTATACGTCTTTGAGAAGCCGAAGAGCGATCGCGAAGAATATACCGACAGCGAATTCGAGCAAATTGGCGATAAAATTCGCGAAACTCTCGAACCCCTTGTCGTCGCCCTCCGAGATAGCGGTAAAGCAATGCGAATCGGAGTCAATCACGGTTCCCTCGCCGAACGGATGCTTTTTACCTACGGCGATACCCCCGAAGGTATGGTGGAATCTGCCCTCGAATTTATCCGCATCTGCGAATCCCTCGATTTCTACAACATCGTTATTTCGATGAAAGCATCGCGCGTCCCCGTGATGTTGGCAGCATACCGCCTCATGGCGCAACGCATGGACGAACTCGGAATGGATTACCCGCTGCATTTGGGCGTAACGGAAGCGGGCGATGGCGAATACGGACGCATTAAATCCACTGCCGGAATTGCAACCCTCCTGGCTGAAGGAATCGGCGACACGATTCGCGCCTCGATCACCGAAGCGCCGGAAAAGGAAATTCCCGTCTGTTACAGCATCCTGCAAGCCTTGGGATTGCGGAAAACGATGGTGGAATACGTCGCTTGTCCGTCCTGCGGGCGCACTTTATTTAACCTCGAAGAAGTGCTGCACAAAGTCCGGGAAGCTACTAAACATTTAGTGGGTTTGGATATAGCAGTAATGGGGTGTATTGTCAATGGCCCCGGCGAAATGGCGGATGCCGATTATGGCTATGTGGGCAAACAACCGGGTTATATTTCGCTCTATCGCGGTCGGGAAGAAATCAAGCGCGTTCCCGAAGACAGTGGGGTAGAAGAGTTGATTAATTTGATTAAAGCGGACGGGCGCTGGGTCGATCCGGAGTGAAACACTTAGACCGCCAGGAACTCAAGTTCCTGGCTAATAGCTGAAACCCGTTGAAACGGGTTGGATACATCTGATTTTCCTAGTCCTATAAATGAGGACTCGAGCTATTAGCCTTGGGTTTGAACCCAAGGCGGGCTAGGTGAGCGAGGGATTAAGCTTAAGTTGACACCCATGAGCGATGCGGCTGCCCTTACGGTAGCGGTTCTCGCTGGGATGAGCGATCGCTTTAAGCTATATTATTCTTCCTCAGAACTGCTCGAGACGATCGCATCTATCGTTTGCACGGCGCTTTCTACCTCGTCTTCGATCTCAGCGTCGCTTTCTTCCTTCTCTAAACTCCCTTTCGGAACGTATTCGATCTCCGCGCGTTCCCGCAACCATGCGAGAACTTTTTCCTTGCTCAAATCTTCTTTAACAAAGCTATGCAAGCGATCGCGATCGACGTTGCGATCGTCTAATTCCTCGAGCAGTTCCTTCGACTTCGCTGCAATCTCCTCTTCCGTCGGTTCTAAGGACTCGCGCTTAGCTACCTCCATCAGCGCTAAAGAACGCTGGACGTTAAGAACGGCTTCGGGACGAGACTTTTGTCGGATTTGCGGAATGGTTTCCTTATTAAACAAGCGCCCGATATCCATGCCATACTGCTGCATTTGCATCGCCGTTTGCGTCAGCATCGTATCGAGTTCGCGCTCGATATTCGTTGCGGGCGGATCGATCTTGGCTACTTTCAGCAGTTCCTCAGTCAGCGCCTCGTCTACGCTCGTTTGGGTTTCCCGTTCTGCTTTCTCTCGATACTGCTTCTCTAAAGATTCCCGCAATTCTGCCATCGTCTCGTAATCGCTGACTTCTTCGGCGAAATCATCATCGAGTTCTGGCAGTTCCTTTTCCTTAATTTCCTTGACGCTGACGGTAAAAATCACCTCTTTCCCCGCAACATCCGCTTTGGGATAATCATCGGGAAAAGTCACTTGAATTTCCTTCGTATCGCCGACATTCATTCCGACGACACCTTCAACTAAACCGCTAATAAAGCGCCCCTCAGCAATTTCCATCTGGAAATTCTCTGCATCTACGCCTTCAAGCGGTGCGTCTCCTTCTGCTGCATCGGCTAAACGTCCTGCGTAATCGACGATCGCGACATCGCCCATTTCTACCGCGCGTCCTTCAACCGGAACGAGGGTGGCGTGCGCTTCCCGCTGGCGCTGGATTAAATCTTCTACTTCCTGCGGATCGTACTCCGTTTTTTCCGCAGTAGCCTTAAAACTCGAATAATCGCCTAACTCTACTTCAGCCGGAACATCCACCCTTGCCGAAAAGGTTAGCGGTTCGCCGGGAGTGTATTTCTCCAATAATTCATCGATCGAGGAAA from Oscillatoria sp. FACHB-1406 encodes the following:
- a CDS encoding NACHT domain-containing protein, with the protein product MASHSVRVEPQAIHKVQQALARQNLKQNSLAELTGLDSLTLNRFFRGELVRFTAIAAIYSALELTWEEGDTLALFTQTSKSPFNSRQRHLEILIERSRERCCAKIQSTYSKIRLLDGRWLEAERVSPSVYTLDKLPLDTYHSRSDLLQQFNAIRNFDRFGLGERQGRIPGIDAATLCDKLFVVGKPGIGKTSFLRYLAMACCNGNFQRRSIPILLELKALTDAEGTSPTCVQDWIYRELAEGDRDLAENLLHHGCVLILCDELDEIPEPARRSVQYQLRTFSQRYFKNRFVLASKTQFVEYPFPAFEWVEIAEFSLEQIRKFVDIWFADFSDSPAQIHALTRQFFYQLCKPENWRIAELVGHPFNLSLACWLSIAYNSLPAYPCDLFDQGLRLFWHAQSQQDEAPPSKSERLALLSHLALRTCDRGELLFDRKKLFADSVAFLQATSSKSIPLPQLEARAQSLLLHLEKRDRLLSERDRGIYSFSSVELHQYFLGRALVTRLKLQDFEGTFSRSTPKLWCDSFFDSLNRFPSADDLLLHLKRKTDEILAREPKLQIFLGWVQRKATSVATSYKPAAVRAFYLSLGIDRDLEPKLANPLDFSHAVDRSVKSPLHNRSLACWLDANVAIAFRHDPLRQLDPDLALDLILDCLLVTSTHDLGFFLTFLEDRNLQLDENFSESLHELNQQLPDLRTHPQKYEAWWEARSHDWIESLRFAIIGYRNIGYVWQLDSREQELLEQYLNAHKYLIEGLNRATNVSSQLQYNLEETLLLPALLPPQIRSSSS
- a CDS encoding RNA-guided endonuclease TnpB family protein; protein product: MKARYQYRFYPTDQQQQSLAQLFGCVRVVWNDALAFSKSGKYPGYNALSKSLTLSKKTTEREWLNSVSSVPLQQSLKQLDVAHKNYFDSLKGKRKGRKVGQPRFKKKTNNQSATFTKAAFSIKKGEVVLAKIGNLRPIWSRKLPSTPSSVTVTKDAANRYFLSFVVDIEPVQSDAKNQSIGIDLGIKTFAVMSDGSKAESPNSSKHDRKIRKLQKKLARQQKGSNRKNKTRIQIAKQHNRIVGIRKDFLHKLSTKIVNENQTIVLEDLNVSGMVKNRKLARAISLQGWREFRDLCEAKSEKFGREFHIINRWEPTSQICSACGFKWGKLDLKVRSVRCLNCGTEHDRDENAAKNIESSQPRALGDSKRTQRQSKTTRGADFEVSSKLNAAPSVASVSEASRITVASAR
- the tnpA gene encoding IS200/IS605 family transposase; amino-acid sequence: MLLLVSRVETVLISRFHCASVFTSESLAVMEKSFNEVAKKMNFQILEFNGESDHIHALIEYPPKLSISQMVNALKGVSSRRYGQAGYPKPYGKDALWSPSYFVSSVGGAPIEVLKQYIREQEKPS
- a CDS encoding photosystem II reaction center protein Ycf12, with protein sequence MNFVTDTFNSVGGTLLGVNWEALLQVTLVGLIMISGPVVIFLLAARGGDL
- a CDS encoding YkgJ family cysteine cluster protein, producing the protein MMRWCCVKNCGACCYLDPSERPELDDYLDPEALALYLSMVAEDGWCVHFDPQTRECRIYDERPEFCRVRPDTFKQMFDVEEDEFEEFAIACCIEQIEDLYGEDSPEMQRYQESVDFRSSN
- a CDS encoding tetratricopeptide repeat protein, whose amino-acid sequence is MVELKLTEWDNDVPPDGDDYSALLNTLRLNEGFGLFFVRCSPQKGTEIVEEIRTDLPQKKIRVLKFEKPIEDFYAEVEKLEDKAEIDILFVSGLEHSLRQYEEARKLTGWSSKETHHYSWKGVPRLLINLNQQRERFRDDFNFSFVLLVPTFVFRYLLQRAPDFFDWRCGVFELSRDGDCIEKESRRIVAEGDYKEYLALTPQERNQKIIEIQELIEENREGKNCEKLFNELGALHGSCQEYEEAIASLDNALKYKPDKYEAWNNRGITLYKLGRDEEAIASFDNALKYKSDKYEAWNNRGLSLKNLGRDEEALASYENALKYKPDKYEAWHNQGISLGKLGRYEEALASYENALKYKPDLHEAWHNRGISLGKLGRYEEALASYENALKYKPDYREAWHNRGLALANLGRYEEAIASIDNALKYKPDDDVAWNYRGLALANLGRYEEAIASFDNALKYQPDYHEALYNKACAYAQQGNLDRALENLQHAIALNPEKYREMAKTEPDFDSIREDERFQVLLESRSTTQS
- a CDS encoding AAA family ATPase, yielding MNSPNFLAKAIYGGRFPDLPKDLQLHRPFQPLPAGDPTYVNCNEVRGDSDILVELGNELIMSDRNTCQLYAGHRGGGKSTELLRLKADLEQKGFFVVYFAADSEDIEPEDTEYTDILLACTRQILEALKDNADPAPLLNWLKSRWQELKDLALTEVSLESLGIEGQIAQYGKITANLRAEPGQRQKIRERVNPYTVPLIDALNQFIREAKRNLPQGREQLAVIADNLDRIVPVPQEDKHTNHEHIFIDRSEQLKKLDCHIIYTVPISLIYSGRVTDLRDIYGSEAQVLPMVMVHLPDNRPYTAGIEKMKEVLALRVRRIDPNLSLVGDVFAEAESLEMLCAMSGGHVRNLLLIAKQAMGYGTGFPIPKKHLLRSISEARNTYRNAVYANEWELLAKVYASKAIENEEQYRSLLFNRCILEYSETNEEGERHCWYDVHPLIRGIKEFQDACTRV
- the ispG gene encoding (E)-4-hydroxy-3-methylbut-2-enyl-diphosphate synthase — protein: MQTLSQPKSASPILLSTDTTIQRRKTRPVRVGDITIGGGHPVVVQSMINEDTLDIDGSVAAIRRLHEIGCEIVRVTVPSMAHAKALADIKQKLKQTYKDVPLVADVHHNGMKIAIEVAKHIEKVRINPGLYVFEKPKSDREEYTDSEFEQIGDKIRETLEPLVVALRDSGKAMRIGVNHGSLAERMLFTYGDTPEGMVESALEFIRICESLDFYNIVISMKASRVPVMLAAYRLMAQRMDELGMDYPLHLGVTEAGDGEYGRIKSTAGIATLLAEGIGDTIRASITEAPEKEIPVCYSILQALGLRKTMVEYVACPSCGRTLFNLEEVLHKVREATKHLVGLDIAVMGCIVNGPGEMADADYGYVGKQPGYISLYRGREEIKRVPEDSGVEELINLIKADGRWVDPE
- the tig gene encoding trigger factor → MKVTQEKLPASQIGLEIEVPAEASKQVYEKIVQRLAKSVKLPGFRQGKVPRNILLQRLGPQRVKVEALEELIQESLDKAIKDEAIDAIGNYQLVSSIDELLEKYTPGEPLTFSARVDVPAEVELGDYSSFKATAEKTEYDPQEVEDLIQRQREAHATLVPVEGRAVEMGDVAIVDYAGRLADAAEGDAPLEGVDAENFQMEIAEGRFISGLVEGVVGMNVGDTKEIQVTFPDDYPKADVAGKEVIFTVSVKEIKEKELPELDDDFAEEVSDYETMAELRESLEKQYREKAERETQTSVDEALTEELLKVAKIDPPATNIERELDTMLTQTAMQMQQYGMDIGRLFNKETIPQIRQKSRPEAVLNVQRSLALMEVAKRESLEPTEEEIAAKSKELLEELDDRNVDRDRLHSFVKEDLSKEKVLAWLRERAEIEYVPKGSLEKEESDAEIEDEVESAVQTIDAIVSSSSEEE